One candidate division WOR-3 bacterium DNA window includes the following coding sequences:
- a CDS encoding ChaB family protein translates to MRRRLNKEIKEIKEIKSKGGESMLTRDNLPEEVKALPKDAQDLWFSVYEKAFAEYGEEDAQVLAWMAVLREYYRENGKWVKIGKSEDKEQGGNSATDYEEQAIDSNEPLSVLMENRVWSTKYVNDLPDEAFAVILPGGEKDEEGKTKPRSLRYFPHHNKNVKDPDDNDTVDLPHLRNALARLPQAKIPEEYREKARRHLIKHAKALGVGRYAENTGNAESTGNTESVGRVEQKASKTKKIERDLVFSVLLRDSEAFLSSSEDDVLQELTKNNRVRVISTISGVGRIANVAYRGKKYRPYIPKEFILENYQKFDNVKTFIGHTSKYELENGGRDITRWVGTLTDPEVMELGDGRVAVVNWLNLHDTETIQRMKVKTFRDNIGLSHEMVTDIVLDSVNGEEVVRVIGVKEIRSVDLVAQPNFDCGVLRSSRGYHEEVDYELITLDELRRRRPDIIEALEVEIRSNVGDEVSKAKDEVAKGLIEVALGDADLPDAAKDRIRQEFSGQQFGSLDELKGRLSQRIAVEKEYIARVAREYVQADKGKPRHITGVMEPAVDGDLDKIREEMSKKFNKTKKQ, encoded by the coding sequence GTGAGAAGAAGATTAAACAAAGAAATTAAAGAAATCAAAGAAATTAAAAGTAAAGGGGGTGAAAGTATGTTAACGAGGGACAATTTGCCTGAGGAAGTTAAGGCGTTGCCTAAAGATGCGCAGGATTTGTGGTTTAGTGTTTATGAGAAAGCATTTGCTGAGTATGGTGAGGAAGATGCGCAGGTTTTGGCTTGGATGGCGGTGTTGAGGGAGTATTACAGAGAAAATGGCAAGTGGGTTAAGATTGGAAAGTCTGAGGACAAAGAGCAGGGTGGGAATTCAGCGACAGATTATGAAGAGCAGGCGATTGATAGTAATGAGCCTTTAAGTGTTTTAATGGAAAATCGTGTGTGGAGCACCAAGTATGTCAATGATTTACCTGATGAGGCATTTGCGGTGATATTGCCGGGTGGTGAGAAAGATGAAGAGGGTAAGACTAAGCCTCGTTCGTTAAGGTATTTTCCGCATCACAATAAAAACGTGAAAGATCCTGATGACAACGACACGGTTGACTTGCCGCATTTGCGGAATGCTTTAGCACGATTACCGCAGGCTAAAATTCCTGAGGAGTATCGGGAAAAGGCGCGTCGGCATTTAATTAAGCATGCTAAGGCGTTAGGTGTTGGTCGGTATGCTGAAAATACCGGGAATGCGGAGAGCACTGGGAATACAGAGAGTGTTGGTAGGGTTGAGCAGAAGGCGAGCAAAACTAAAAAGATTGAGCGTGATTTAGTGTTTTCGGTGTTGCTTCGTGATAGTGAGGCGTTTTTAAGCTCTTCAGAAGATGATGTTTTACAAGAACTTACAAAGAATAATCGTGTGCGTGTGATATCAACGATAAGTGGTGTTGGGAGGATTGCGAATGTTGCGTATCGTGGTAAGAAGTATCGTCCGTATATTCCGAAGGAGTTTATTTTAGAGAATTATCAGAAGTTTGATAATGTTAAGACTTTTATTGGGCATACGAGCAAGTATGAGTTAGAGAATGGTGGGCGTGATATTACGAGGTGGGTAGGGACGTTAACGGACCCGGAGGTGATGGAGTTGGGTGATGGTCGTGTTGCGGTTGTTAACTGGTTGAATTTGCATGATACGGAGACGATACAGCGGATGAAGGTGAAGACTTTTCGGGACAATATTGGTTTATCGCATGAGATGGTAACGGACATTGTGTTGGATAGTGTGAATGGTGAGGAGGTAGTAAGGGTGATTGGGGTAAAGGAGATTCGGTCGGTTGATTTGGTGGCCCAGCCGAATTTTGATTGTGGGGTTTTGCGGTCTTCTCGGGGGTATCATGAAGAGGTGGATTATGAGTTGATTACGCTTGATGAGTTGCGTCGTCGGCGTCCTGATATTATTGAGGCGTTAGAGGTGGAGATTCGGAGCAATGTTGGTGATGAGGTGAGTAAGGCTAAGGATGAGGTTGCGAAGGGGTTGATTGAGGTTGCGTTGGGTGATGCTGATTTGCCAGATGCGGCAAAGGATAGGATACGGCAGGAGTTTTCTGGTCAGCAATTTGGGTCGTTGGATGAGTTAAAGGGGAGGTTGAGTCAGCGGATTGCGGTTGAGAAGGAATACATTGCGCGTGTTGCTCGCGAGTATGTGCAGGCGGACAAGGGGAAGCCGAGGCATATTACTGGTGTTATGGAGCCAGCTGTAGATGGCGATTTAGATAAGATAAGAGAGGAGATGAGTAAAAAATTTAATAAAACTAAAAAACAATAA
- a CDS encoding DUF2190 family protein, which translates to MSAPNYLHDGIRVRVPAGDTITAGQMVKISSGVAVPVAAGDGLFGVAANNAVAGGDVIVHRYGVFRFGVAEGATIDYGTVVFAASASTVTHASEEGNTSVGVVVDFYSGTEVWVQITPADLTAVTIPVSEGGGS; encoded by the coding sequence ATGTCAGCACCAAATTATCTACATGATGGTATTAGAGTTAGAGTGCCAGCTGGTGATACGATTACTGCTGGGCAGATGGTAAAGATTAGTAGTGGTGTTGCGGTGCCGGTGGCTGCTGGTGATGGTCTTTTTGGTGTTGCGGCGAACAATGCGGTAGCTGGTGGGGACGTTATTGTGCATCGTTATGGTGTATTCCGTTTTGGTGTGGCTGAGGGTGCTACGATAGATTATGGGACTGTGGTATTTGCGGCGTCTGCGAGCACGGTGACGCATGCGAGTGAAGAGGGAAATACTTCGGTTGGTGTTGTGGTTGATTTTTATTCTGGCACTGAGGTGTGGGTGCAGATTACGCCGGCGGATTTAACTGCTGTGACAATTCCAGTTTCTGAAGGTGGCGGTTCATGA
- a CDS encoding Mu-like prophage major head subunit gpT family protein, translated as MSKKLIDLYKETVLIKSAGGVDQFANLLGEQMHKELIDNFRKIPDTWKYFARASTVSDFKPHHRIILSEAEPLLPRHEHEPVKDSRLTEARYSVNVVEYSRAFSVTREMIVNDDIDAIKQIPKRLGRAAARAVNEVLHALLNNGGSINSYDGVPFFHSSHNNTSTTSLTPDLAGANAIIAGITAIKEQRDLSGRHVLGLTPKYLVVPPALFSTAKILCESEYLVSGGVAVYNPAYGLLEPVEDIYITSNTAWYITCDPNDVWPMEVAFLDGYEEPKLLRQAAGAVDVIGGQESPYDFTFSELKYKVEYIFGVAFAEHKAIYRGNS; from the coding sequence ATGTCTAAAAAATTAATTGACCTTTACAAAGAAACGGTGCTTATCAAGTCGGCTGGTGGCGTTGACCAGTTTGCGAACTTACTTGGTGAGCAGATGCATAAGGAGTTGATTGACAACTTCCGAAAAATCCCTGACACGTGGAAATACTTTGCTCGGGCTTCTACGGTTAGCGATTTTAAGCCGCATCATCGGATTATCTTATCTGAAGCTGAGCCATTGCTACCTCGGCACGAGCATGAGCCGGTAAAGGATAGCCGTCTAACTGAGGCTCGCTATTCGGTTAATGTGGTTGAGTATTCTCGGGCTTTCTCGGTCACTCGCGAGATGATAGTTAATGACGACATTGACGCAATCAAGCAGATTCCGAAGCGGCTTGGTCGTGCTGCGGCACGTGCTGTGAATGAGGTTTTGCATGCGTTGCTTAATAATGGTGGTTCGATTAACTCTTACGATGGAGTGCCATTCTTCCATAGTTCTCACAACAATACTTCTACTACGTCGTTAACTCCGGATTTGGCTGGTGCTAATGCGATTATTGCTGGTATTACCGCGATAAAAGAACAGCGTGATTTATCTGGACGTCATGTTTTAGGATTGACGCCGAAGTATCTTGTGGTGCCTCCAGCTTTATTCTCTACGGCTAAGATTCTGTGCGAGTCTGAATATCTTGTTTCGGGTGGTGTAGCGGTTTACAATCCTGCGTATGGGTTGTTAGAGCCAGTTGAGGACATTTATATTACTTCGAACACGGCTTGGTATATTACCTGTGATCCGAATGATGTTTGGCCGATGGAGGTTGCGTTCTTAGATGGTTATGAAGAGCCGAAGCTTTTGCGGCAGGCTGCTGGTGCGGTTGATGTGATTGGTGGTCAAGAGTCGCCTTATGACTTTACGTTTAGCGAGCTGAAATATAAAGTTGAGTATATTTTTGGTGTGGCGTTTGCGGAACACAAGGCGATTTATCGGGGCAACTCATGA